GCGACGCCTTTGTCGTACAGCTCTTTGTGCAAAATCTGCGCCATATCGTAATCGAACGGCGCGAGCACTTGGTCGAGTTTTTCGACGAGCGTGACGTTTTTTCCGGCAAGCTTAAAGTTTTCGGCGACTTCGATACCGATAAATCCGCCGCCGACTACGACGATATCGCTTACCGAGTGCTCCGTAACGTAATCGTCGATCTTTTTGATATCGACGACGTTGCGCACCGAAAACACGTGCGTTTTATCGATGCCCGGAATAGAACGCGGCATGACGGGAGACGCGCCCGGAGAAAGGACGAGCGTATCGTAGCTTTCGCCAAACTCTTTTCCGCTCGTCAAATCCTTTACGGTAACCGTTTTTTTATCGGCGTTTACTTTGAGCACTTCGTGCGACGTTTTCGCGATAATATTATACTGTTTTTTAAACTGCTCGGGCGACATAAGCACGAGGTCGCCGCTTTCTTTTACGATCCGGCTCAAAAAAAAGGGCAGCGAACAATTCGAAAACGAAACGTTCGGCCCCTTTTCAAACATAACGACTTCAGCACTTTCATCGAGTCTTCGGGCACGGGCGGCAACGGAAGCACCGCCTGCGACTCCGCCGACGATTACGATTTTTTTTGCCATTTTTTCAATTACCTCCTGTTTTTATAACAAACTAACATATTCAGTATACAAGGCGAAATTAAAAACTGTCAAGATTACGCATTATTATTAGGTCGAATTTACACGTTATGAGTAAAACGGCGGAGATTTCGGCGATTGCTTTACATTTTATCCATAATGTTTGAGAGCAGCACATTGCATGCGTCGTCGTTTATGCCGAGCTTTTTGGCAGCCCGTATGTCTGCAAGCGCGCTTTCGTATTCGCCCTTTTCGTAATACGCTTCCGAACGGTGATAAAACGCATGCGACTGATATTCGTTGATCGAAAGCGATCGTGAAAAACAACCGATTGCCCCGTCGTTGTCTCCGAGAATGGCGTGTACGATCCCCTCGTAATAGAGCGCACGGAAATTTTTCGGATTATACGCAAAGCTCGATTTAAAATCTTCAAGCGCTTTTTGATATTCGCTGTCGGTAAAATACGCCATACCGCGGTGCTTATGAATGACCGACAAGACGACATCGGCCGGCGCAGGCTTCGATTCGATAATTTGCGTATAGATTTTGATCGCCCTCGCCAAATCTCCCGTATTGTGCGCATGGATCGCTTCGAGAAGCAAATCGTCGATCGTTCCTTTTGCAAAAGAAGAAGGAAAATCCGGTTCGGTCGATATCTTTTTTATTCCGCGTTTTATCGCATCAAGTTCATCGACTTTTTCATAAAATAATTTTCGCCGCTCGTTTACTTCACCTTGCAATCTTTTTTGATAATCTCGGATTTCCTGGAAAATCGTATCGGCAAGCGTGAGCGACGCGTTGATCGAGGCGAGTTTCCTTCGAAGCGGCAGATCGAACGGGGAAAACTCGCTTTTGTAAATAAGCTCGTGCTCCACTTCCGCCCATGCGTCCTGTAAAATCGTTCGAACCTGTATTTCGCACACGATATCGTCTAAGCGCGGAAGCGACGGAAAATCGGACGGCGGCGGAAAACACGAATCCGGAATTTTTACGAGGATGTGAATCGATTCGTATTCGAACGCTTTGAAATTTTCGGCCGGACCTTTTTGTTCGATTTCCCGCACATCGAAAAGATTTTTGACTTGCGCCGAAACTTCGGAAAGATCTTCGAGAAACGCACAGATGATGCGTATGCCGACCATATCGGTAAGACAAACGAGAGAGCCGTCGGCAGGCGGCTGCACTTTTAAGCGCAGAATCTTTTTATAATAGCTGTCGAAAGATTTGATGCGCGCTTTATACGTCGGAGGAGAAGCGAGCGAAACGCCGTCTTCCAGACGCTTTTGAATATTTGCCATGACGGCACAAAAATACGGCGCATACGATTCATAGGTTTTTTGAATATGGATTTTTGCCGGCAGATTATCGTAAGACTTGTGTTCCATAACTCGAAATCAAATTATAAAAAAACGTCCCTTAGTCTCGCCGAACAGGGCGGGCATAAAGGACGTTTATTAAAAGAAACTTACGGCAGCTTATCGTGCATTTGCGGCGTTGCCCGACGAACGTGCGGCATTCGACGTAGAATTTTCGTTGAGACTCGAAGTAAAGCTTTCTTCCGTCGCCTGTTTAACGCGTTCGAGATAGCGGTTCACCTGTTTGTTGCCGAAGCGCTCCATTTCGATGGCCTGGCGTTTCTTTTCACGCGCACGGACAATACCCCACACATCTTCGTCGGCGATATCGCGTTCGGACGTCAACACGGCTTTGTCGTAGATGATCTTAACGTCTTTGAAATAGCCGATATAGTCGCCGCCGATGTGAGCGGCATCGCGCGTAATCTGGAAGCCCGTGAATTTTACGTACGGAATACCGCGCGGATAGATCGGGTACACGCGGATTTCGCGGTTGCGGATATCGGCGATATACTGCGGGTTATTCCACACAAGCTCCTTCCAGCCGTCGAATCCGAGATAGCCCATAAAATAGCGGCGTTCGATTCCGTCGTTGTCTTTGAGCAAAACGTACAGACCTTCGGGATAGTTCATACCCATCGTCGTAACGGCGATCGATTTGATCGCACCGACATTTCTGACGACCCCGAAACCGTCTTCGAAGAGGGTTTTGCCGCTCGCTTTTTCTTCATCGGTCTGTGCCTGACGGTTGCCGTCGGCATCCGCTCCCGCAAGCGGTTCAAACGCGGGAATATCGAACGGCGGTTCGATGCGCGCATTTGCGTTCGAATTCCATTCCGGGAAAAGGACGCGGACACCCATGACGTTCGAACCTGCGAACGGCACATCGGCTTCGCTGCGTACCGGAGCTGCGACGACCGTCGAAACCCCCATCGACTGCACGTTTTGCGCAGATGAATTCAGCACGACTTCCCATTCGGGGAGAGCGAGAGAGGTTTTCATGAGATCCCGCTGCTCTGCGGTGAATGTCGCGCCCGCAGCCGCCGCGTAATTCATTACGGTACGGCTGTTCTGCGTCGGATTGCCGTTTGCGTCGGCGACGATGTCCGCATCGAGCTGCGTAAAATCGATAACCATCGATTCCGCAGCAAAAAGCCCCGCGCCTCCGGTGAGCAGCATCCCCGCCGCGATCACTAAAAAAGTCTTCTTCATTTTGGAAGCTCCTTATACTATTCGATGTAGCCTTGTACCGTCTATCACGATAGTACAAAAAACTCCATTTGTCAAGGATTTTATTTTCGCAAATCCCCGACGGCGTTTTTTTCGTACGCGTGATTGCCGGCGACAAACACTTCGATAGTATGAATATTTTTAAAATTATACAGGATATTTTTCCTGAATAATTCCATCCCTTGTCGTATTTCGGATGCACCGTCCGCTTCGGAAACGAGCGCGTCCGAAAGATCGACATACAGAACGCCGTCGCGCACAAAACACGATTGCGCGCGGGTACCCCGCGTAAAAAGCGGGCGGTATTCCGCAGTCAAAGGCCCGAGTAAAAGTTCGTCTACGTAGCAGTTTACATCCCCCTGCACGGGATGTTTCGGTAAATACCTCGCTTCCATGCAGATTTTGCCGGTTGCAGCCGACTGGAACATAAATACGTAGCGAACGCCCGGATAGCCCTTCATCCACAGCACAAGAGACAGAACGAAAGAAGCCGACACGATCGCGATAAACGCCGTTGTTTTTCTTTTCATAGCGCCATCGTACAAAATCATTTCGATGATGTAAAGCCTCTCGACCGCTCAAAGTGCGTGATAAAATCGCTTATGCCGTTATATATGCCGAACGCGGCTTTTTGCAGATACTGCGTATCGCTTAAATTCCGCGCTTCGGTATAATTCGTTAAAAACCCCAATTCGACGAGTACGCTCGGCATGTTCGCGTTACGAACGACAAACCACTCTTCCGCCTTTATACCCCGCGCTTTCGACTTGTCGCCTATCTGTGCCTGCAAACCGTCCATGATAAATTTTGCGATGAGGACGCTTTCGGTCGTATACTCTTCTTCCGTCAGCGCATTCAAAATCGGAAAGAGCGTTTTATCCTCGCCCGCAGCGGCCTTGTCGATAACGGTACGGCGGTACCCCGGCGACAAATACCACACTTCGTAGCCGCTCGCCTTTTTGTCGAGAGACGCGTTTACGTGAACGGACACATACAGCACCGCTTCGTTTTTTTTCAGCTGTACGGAATTGGCGATATCGGTCCGCTGTCCGAGCGACAAAAAAGTATCGCTGTTCCTCGTCAATATGATTTTTTTGTCGGGAAACGCCGTTTTGAGTTTTGCGTACAGCATTTTTCCGACGGCAAGCGTTACGTCTTTTTCCCGAATGACGAGCGTATTGCCGTTTTGCCGGAACACTTGGCTCGCCCCCGGATCTTTTCCGCCGTGTCCCGGATCGATTAAAATCGCGCCGACGCGATAGTGCGCTTCTTCGCTTTCCGTTTTAAAAAACGATTCCGCCGTATCGATAAAAGCCTGCGACACGAAAACCGCACCCGATTTTGCAAGGGGTGCATCGGTTACGGAAAGCTTTCGGTTGTCGAGCAGTACGACGTTGTCGCCCGCACGGAAACTGATTTGATGTCCGTTTTTTTCCATAAGGCCGGTTTCGGACAAACTGTCCCAATACAGGAGAATGCCCGACGCTTCGGCTTTTTTCAGCAATTCGATTGTTTCCGCCGCATAGCTTTGCGCCGCCGCTGTAAAAAGCAAAACAAAAAAAGCGAATATAATCCTCTGTCGTTTCGGCATGTTCATAGCCTTTTTCATTCTCCGATAATCTTCAAAAGCCGGTATTTACCCTATCTATAGTATCGGCAAAATACAGCATTCCCTGCACCCCCCCACGCAGTCCCGCGCGCCAAAATTTTTTCGCGTCGAGCTCGGGATGATCGGGACAGACTTCGTCGAAAAGTGCGCAGCTTTCGGCAAAAGTTCGGTGATTCCAATCGCGCTCATCCGATTCGTAAAGCCTGCGTAAAACCCGCGGCACGCAATCGGAAACGCGAACGCCTTTCGCTATGTCGCCTCCTATGGACGACGTATCGGCTAAAAGTGTGTTTTCAACGATTGTATCGCCCATATTCGAGAACGGTTTTTCGCCGCGTTCGTCTTTTGTTCCCGCTCCCTTTGCGGTACGTGCGGCACTGTCTTGCCGCAAAACCGCCGCATACGCCGCTTCGTATGCATCGGGCGGAAAACGCTCGCCGCCTGCGTCCGCTTTTCGTACGGACAGCATATCCGAAGCGGCGGTTTCCGCATCGGCAAAAAACGCATCCGTTTCGGGGACGCAGGGTTCCAAGCGCAGCACGATTTTCGAAACCGCTTTTTCCGCGGCGTCGATTGAATCTTTACGCGACGGAGAAGACGAAATCACATTGCCGCATTTTTGCACGTTGTTGTGCGGAAAGACGACCGCATCTCCCGCACCGCTTCGCGGAAATACGTCTTTGACGAAGGGAACGGAGCGCGCCGCATCCAAGCCCGATACTTCTTTAACGATTCCCGGAATTGAAATCCACGCGCGCTCGGCGCTCGCATCAACACACGGAAGTTCGTACAGTTCGTAGGGCGCGCGACAGTTTCCGCACGAGGGGGGCGGCGTAAACGGAACGCGTTTCCGATGCGCTTCGAGAAACGAAGGCTTTTTTCCGCACGCGATGAGGAGCGCTTGTTCGGTGAGATTGCAGTGCGACGCGTAAGGGTATGTCCAGCCCGACATAAAGCCGCCCGAAAGACGAGCGGCCGTTTCGCCTATCATCGGC
This Treponema socranskii subsp. buccale DNA region includes the following protein-coding sequences:
- a CDS encoding tetratricopeptide repeat protein — translated: MEHKSYDNLPAKIHIQKTYESYAPYFCAVMANIQKRLEDGVSLASPPTYKARIKSFDSYYKKILRLKVQPPADGSLVCLTDMVGIRIICAFLEDLSEVSAQVKNLFDVREIEQKGPAENFKAFEYESIHILVKIPDSCFPPPSDFPSLPRLDDIVCEIQVRTILQDAWAEVEHELIYKSEFSPFDLPLRRKLASINASLTLADTIFQEIRDYQKRLQGEVNERRKLFYEKVDELDAIKRGIKKISTEPDFPSSFAKGTIDDLLLEAIHAHNTGDLARAIKIYTQIIESKPAPADVVLSVIHKHRGMAYFTDSEYQKALEDFKSSFAYNPKNFRALYYEGIVHAILGDNDGAIGCFSRSLSINEYQSHAFYHRSEAYYEKGEYESALADIRAAKKLGINDDACNVLLSNIMDKM
- a CDS encoding flagellar filament outer layer protein FlaA, translated to MKKTFLVIAAGMLLTGGAGLFAAESMVIDFTQLDADIVADANGNPTQNSRTVMNYAAAAGATFTAEQRDLMKTSLALPEWEVVLNSSAQNVQSMGVSTVVAAPVRSEADVPFAGSNVMGVRVLFPEWNSNANARIEPPFDIPAFEPLAGADADGNRQAQTDEEKASGKTLFEDGFGVVRNVGAIKSIAVTTMGMNYPEGLYVLLKDNDGIERRYFMGYLGFDGWKELVWNNPQYIADIRNREIRVYPIYPRGIPYVKFTGFQITRDAAHIGGDYIGYFKDVKIIYDKAVLTSERDIADEDVWGIVRAREKKRQAIEMERFGNKQVNRYLERVKQATEESFTSSLNENSTSNAARSSGNAANAR
- a CDS encoding GerMN domain-containing protein encodes the protein MKRKTTAFIAIVSASFVLSLVLWMKGYPGVRYVFMFQSAATGKICMEARYLPKHPVQGDVNCYVDELLLGPLTAEYRPLFTRGTRAQSCFVRDGVLYVDLSDALVSEADGASEIRQGMELFRKNILYNFKNIHTIEVFVAGNHAYEKNAVGDLRK
- a CDS encoding N-acetylmuramoyl-L-alanine amidase; translation: MKKAMNMPKRQRIIFAFFVLLFTAAAQSYAAETIELLKKAEASGILLYWDSLSETGLMEKNGHQISFRAGDNVVLLDNRKLSVTDAPLAKSGAVFVSQAFIDTAESFFKTESEEAHYRVGAILIDPGHGGKDPGASQVFRQNGNTLVIREKDVTLAVGKMLYAKLKTAFPDKKIILTRNSDTFLSLGQRTDIANSVQLKKNEAVLYVSVHVNASLDKKASGYEVWYLSPGYRRTVIDKAAAGEDKTLFPILNALTEEEYTTESVLIAKFIMDGLQAQIGDKSKARGIKAEEWFVVRNANMPSVLVELGFLTNYTEARNLSDTQYLQKAAFGIYNGISDFITHFERSRGFTSSK
- a CDS encoding ATP-grasp domain-containing protein: MNKNILILGAGFLQKPAIEAAKKIGCRAVVVDANEGAVCVGLSDRFERIDLKDKEGIYEFAKKLQKEGGLAAIFTAGTDFSASVSYAGEKLGLACHSYEAACNASGKVRMRQKFSEAGVPSPKFFGITKKESDLDFVKKCVRELGFPCVVKPVDNMGGRGCRMIRSEDEAEGALQAALASSRTENAILEEYMDGDEYSIDALICDGTMTITGFADRHIFFPPYFIETGHTMPTAISDAKKNELIAVFALAAKALGLSCGAAKADIKYTEKGPMIGETAARLSGGFMSGWTYPYASHCNLTEQALLIACGKKPSFLEAHRKRVPFTPPPSCGNCRAPYELYELPCVDASAERAWISIPGIVKEVSGLDAARSVPFVKDVFPRSGAGDAVVFPHNNVQKCGNVISSSPSRKDSIDAAEKAVSKIVLRLEPCVPETDAFFADAETAASDMLSVRKADAGGERFPPDAYEAAYAAVLRQDSAARTAKGAGTKDERGEKPFSNMGDTIVENTLLADTSSIGGDIAKGVRVSDCVPRVLRRLYESDERDWNHRTFAESCALFDEVCPDHPELDAKKFWRAGLRGGVQGMLYFADTIDRVNTGF